The following coding sequences are from one Humulus lupulus chromosome X, drHumLupu1.1, whole genome shotgun sequence window:
- the LOC133804643 gene encoding NAC domain-containing protein 17-like, with the protein MVSSDNLGLSDGQDWPPGFRFHPTDEELILYYLKRKICGKRLRLNVIAETDVYKWDPEELPGMSLLKTGDRQWFFFSPRDRKYPNGARSNRGTRHGYWKATGKDRNITSSSRSVGVKKTLVFYKGRAPHGERTDWVMHEYTLDEEELKRCQNIQEYFALYKVFKKSGPGPKNGEQYGAPFREEDWNADCPDFNCSTNMETPVERTDGVLSNVESRESIVEGPLPDLDEFLQQISEGPLPDLPEVEDYAYTPPSQVVSNNDMQSNLVDPLCREISFQEPVNLLQASGEQHNVHGNFEYSHSDISQSQCHVSPEVAFSPNTHEQEVYVLPEEDFIEMDDLFLPEPTTTDAEKPNENFQLEDLDGLSELDFHDATMFLNDIGANDQSTISHQHVNSLEQNVLDPYEFQRNFEQVGDGEVVNQLCFDVPYQNTMVYLEGAAVVNNHMYLEGTAPINNPQYQDISNQMNHRYELQSDDQERSAFTSADFDPGFHPDPSSGVVCDTSTISLQATQNQSGNDNSGNESWFTSAIWSFVESIPTTPASAAENALVNRAFERMSSFSRLRINAAVNATNVPAGSDSETKKSSSRNRGFIFFPILVVVIAILWVVLGTVKLWGSSSSSSSIAS; encoded by the exons ATGGTGTCTTCGGACAATCTTGGTTTGTCTGACGGTCAGGATTGGCCGCCGGGGTTTAGGTTTCATCCCACTGACGAAGAGTTGATTCTGTACTATCTGAAGAGGAAGATCTGCGGTAAGAGGTTGAGGCTCAATGTTATCGCCGAGACCGATGTTTACAAGTGGGACCCCGAGGAGTTACCAG GTATGTCATTACTGAAAACTGGAGATAGGCAATGGTTCTTTTTCAGCCCAAGAGACAGGAAGTACCCTAATGGTGCAAGGTCAAACAGAGGGACCAGACATGGGTATTGGAAAGCAACAGGAAAAGATCGCAATATAACAAGTAGTTCTCGATCAGTCGGGGTGAAGAAGACCCTAGTCTTTTACAAAGGACGCGCACCTCATGGTGAGCGCACTGACTGGGTGATGCATGAATATACCTTGGATGAGGAGGAGCTCAAAAGATGCCAGAATATACAG GAGTACTTTGCACTTTACAAAGTGTTTAAGAAAAGTGGTCCTGGACCTAAAAATGGTGAGCAATATGGGGCACCATTCAGGGAAGAAGATTGGAATGCTGATTGTCCAGATTTTAACTGTTCTACCAATATGGAAACTCCGGTGGAGAGAACTGATGGGGTTCTGTCAAATGTTGAGAGTCGTGAGTCAATAGTTGAAGGGCCTTTGCCTGACCTTGACGAGTTCTTGCAACAAATAAGTGAAGGGCCTTTGCCTGACCTTCCAGAGGTTGAAGACTATGCTTACACCCCACCATCTCAG GTTGTGAGCAACAATGATATGCAGAGTAATTTGGTGGACCCACTCTGCAGGGAAATTTCATTTCAAGAACCTGTCAATTTGCTCCAGGCGAGTGGTGAACAACATAATGTGCATGGCAACTTTGAGTACTCACATTCTGATATCTCCCAGTCGCAATGTCACGTGTCACCTGAGGTTGCATTTTCTCCCAATACTCATGAACAGGAGGTTTATGTGCTACCTGAAGAGGACTTTATTGAAATGGATGACCTTTTTCTTCCTGAACCTACTACAACAGATGCAGAGAAACCAAATGAGAATTTTCAGCTTGAGGACTTAGATGGATTATCTGAGTTGGATTTTCATGATGCCACCATGTTTTTGAATGACATAGGGGCTAATGATCAGTCAACGATTTCACATCAACATGTTAATTCCTTGGAGCAAAATGTGTTAGACCCATATGAATTCCAAAGGAATTTTGAACAAGTTGGCGACGGTGAGGTTGTTAATCAGCTATGTTTTGATGTTCCATACCAAAATACTATGGTGTATTTAGAAGGTGCAGCCGTAGTTAATAATCATATGTATTTAGAAGGTACAGCCCCAATTAATAACCCTCAATATCAAGATATTTCAAACCAGATGAACCATCGCTATGAGCTTCAGTCAGATGATCAAGAGAGAAGTGCCTTTACTTCTGCAGATTTTGATCCTGGCTTTCACCCTGATCCATCTTCAG GTGTAGTTTGTGATACTTCCACTATTTCATTGCAAGCGACTCAAAACCAAAGTGGCAATGATAATAGTGGTAACGAAAGTTGGTTCACTTCTGCTATATGGTCATTTGTGGAGTCCATACCTACTACTCCTGCCTCTGCAGCTGAAAATGCATTGGTGAATCGGGCTTTCGAACGAATGTCCAGTTTTAGCAGACTGAGAATAAATGCTGCTGTGAATGCGACAAACGTTCCTGCAGGTAGTGATTCCGAAACCAAAAAGAGTTCATCCAGAAATAGGGGATTCATCTTCTTTCCTATTCTTGTGGTAGTAATTGCCATTTTATGGGTTGTGCTTGGAACTGTGAAACTATggggaagtagtagtagtagtagtagtattgctTCATGA